The genomic window GGGCCCCGCGCCGAGTACGGGACAATGGGGCCATGACCACGCTCGCTCCCGCTCCCCCCGCGCTCCGGATCGGCCCGCACACCGTGCAGGCGCCGGTCGTGCTCGCCCCCATGGCGGGCATCACCAACGCTCCCTTCCGCACGCTCTGCCGCGAGTTCTCCGGGGGCAGGGGACTGTTCGTCAGCGAGATGATCACCACACGCGCCCTGGTCGAGCGCAACGAGAAGACGATGCAGCTCATCCACTTCGACGCGAGCGAGACGCTGCGCTCCATCCAGCTGTACGGAGTGGACCCGGCCATCGTCGGCAAGGCGGTCCGGATGATCGTCGACGAGGACCTCGCGGACCACATCGACCTCAACTTCGGCTGTCCGGTCCCCAAGGTCACCCGCAAGGGCGGCGGCTCCGCGCTCCCGTACAAGCGGCCGCTGCTGCGTGCGATCCTCCGCGAGGCCGTCGCGCAGGCGGGCGACCTCCCGGTCACGATCAAGATGCGCAAGGGCATCGACGACGACCACATGACCTACCTCGACGCCGGCCGCATCGCGGTCGAGGAGGGCATCAGCGCCGTCGCCCTGCACGGCAGGACCACCGCTCAGCACTACGGCGGCACGGCCGACTGGGACGCCGTCGCTCGGCTCAAGGAGCACGTTCCGGAGATCCCCGTCCTCGGCAACGGCGATGTCTGGAGCGCCGAGGACGCGCAGCGGATGATGCGTGAGACGGGCTGCGACGGAGTGGTCGTGGGCCGAGGCTGCCTCGGGCGGCCCTGGCTCTTCGGTGACCTGGCCGGCGCCTTCGACGGCACGGGCGCGAGGCAGAGGCCGAGCCTGCGCGAGGTGGCCGGCGTCATGGTGCGTCACGCCACGCTGCTGGGGGAGTGGATGGGCGATGAGAGCCGCGGGGTGATCGACTTCCGCAAGCACGTGGCCTGGTACCTCAAGGGCTTCGCCGTCGGCTCGGAGATGCGCAAGTGCCTCGCGGTCACATCGACGCTGGAGGAACTGGCCGGGCAGCTCCAGCGCCTGGACCTCGACCAGCCGTGGCCGGACGGCGCGGACGGGCCCCGTGGGCGCACCTCGGGCAACAACCGGGTGGCCCTTCCGGACGGCTGGCTCAACGACCCCTATGACTGCGCGGGTGTGGGCGCCGACGCGGAGCTGGACACCTCCGGCGGCTGAGCGCAGCCTCCCTTACGGCGGCACCGAGTGCCCCAGGGCGGGCCCGCTCAATTGAGCGGGCCCGCCCTGTGCTTTCCGGGCGACTTCTGTCAAAAATCGACGGCGGGCGTGTAGCGCGCCCTCGGTAAGCACCGTCAGTTGACTCCTCGTGCGCGATCCGTTGCCGCAGAGTGACGTGCACCGGCCCTGCGAGCGTCCGGATGATGACATCTGAGCGCGCCTTGGGGCGTGATTCTCGCCACCCCTGAGAAGTGTTTGGCTCAGATGAGCGCTTTGATTGACGCTGTACTTCTCAAATGACGGCACTGGGTGCCAGGCGACTTTACTTTGATCGATCAAGTCATCCGGCACTCTGCGTGCTCATGTCGCGGGAATTTGCGCACGCTCGGTGGTCTTGTCTTCAAGAGATGAATGCACGCGGACGTCGGACCGTGGCACCGCACCACTTTCGATCTGCTGGCGGACGGGTGGTTGAGACCTCACGACGCGCAAGTGGCCGTACCCAGACACCTTCGATCTGGGTATGTTCCTCGCCGTCAGGGCAGCCACCGCGTCCTCGAGGAGTCGAGACCCGTGTCGGAAAACAAAGATCCCCAGAAGTTCGTCTACGACTTCACCGAGGGCAACAAGGATCTGAAAGATCTTCTGGGTGGCAAGGGCGCCAACCTCGCGGAGATGACCAACCTCGGGCTTCCCGTCCCTCCGGGCTTCACGATCACCACCGAGGCGTGCAAGGTCTACCTCGACAGCGGCGACGAGCCGGCCCCGCTGCGCGACGAGGTGGGTGCGCACCTCGCGGCGCTCGAGAAGCGGATGGGCAAGACGCTCGGCCAGGCCGACGACCCGCTGCTGGTCTCGGTCCGCTCCGGCGCCAAGTTCTCGATGCCCGGGATGATGGACACGGTCCTCAACATCGGCCTCTCCGACGCCTCCGTCGTCGGCCTCGCCGCGCAGGCCGGGGACGAGCGCTTCGCCTGGGACTCCTACCGCCGTCTCATCCAGATGTTCGGCAAGACCGTGCTCGGTGTGGACGGGGAGCTCTTCGAGGAGGCGCTGGAGGCCGCCAAGGAGGCCAAGGGCGTCACCGTCGACGTGGACCTCGACGCGGCGGACCTCAAGAAGCTGGTCAAGGAGTTCAAGAGGATCGTCGAGCGGGACGCCGGGCGCGACTTCCCGCAGGACCCCCGGGAGCAGATGGACCTGGCCATAAAGGCGGTCTTCGACTCGTGGAACACCGACCGGGCCAAGCTCTACCGCCGGCAGGAGCGCATCCCCGGCGACCTCGGCACCGCCGTCAACATCTGTTCGATGGTCTTCGGGAACCTCGGGCCCGACTCCGGCACGGGCGTCGCCTTCACCCGTGACCCGGCCAGCGGCCACCAGGGTGTCTACGGCGACTACCTGCAGAACGCGCAGGGGGAGGACGTCGTCGCGGGCATCCGCAACACCGTGGCGCTCGCGGAGCTGGAGTCGATCGACAAGGCGTCGTACGACCAGCTGATGAAGATCATGGAGACGCTGGAGACCCACTACAAGGACCTCTGCGACATCGAGTTCACCATCGAGCGCGGGCAGCTCTGGATGCTGCAGACCCGGGTCGGCAAGCGCACCGCCGGTGCCGCCTTCCGGATCGCCACCCAGCTCGTCGACCAGGGCCTCATCGACGAGGCCGAGGCGCTCCAGCGGGTCAACGGTGCCCAGCTCGCACAGCTGATGTTCCCGCGCTTCGACCACGATGCCGCCAGTGTCCTGCTCGGCCGGGGTATCGCCGCCTCCCCGGGCGCGGCCGTGGGCAAGGCCGTCTTCGACTCGTACACCGCCGTCAAGTGGTCGCGGTCCGGCGAGAAGGTCATCCTCATCCGCCGGGAGACCAACCCCGACGACCTCGACGGGATGATCGCCGCCGAGGGCATCCTGACCTCGCGCGGCGGCAAGACCTCGCACGCCGCAGTCGTCGCCCGGGGCATGGGCAAGACCTGCGTGTGCGGCGCGGAGGAGATCGAGGTCGACACCAAGCGGCGCCGGCTCACGGTCGGGGACACCGTCGTCGAGGAGGGTGACCTCGTCTCGGTCGACGGCTCCACCGGCAAGGTGTACCTCGGTGAGGTCCCCGTCGTGCCGTCCCCGGTGGTCGAGTACTTCGAGGGCCGCATGCACGCGGGCGCCGACGACGCCGACGAGCTCGTCGCCGCCGTGCACCGGATCATGGCCTACGCCGACCGCGTACGCCGTCTGCGGGTACGGGCGAACGCGGACAACGCCGAGGACGCCGCACGGGCCCGCCGCTTCGGCGCCCAGGGCATCGGCCTGTGCCGCACCGAGCACATGTTCCTCGGTGAGCGCCGCGAGATGGTCGAGAAGCTGATCCTCGCGGACACCGACGACGAGCGTGAGGCCGCCCTGGAGGCGCTCCTGCCGCTCCAGAAGGCCGACTTCATCGAGCTGTTCGAGTCCATGGACGGGCTGCCCGTCACGGTCCGGCTGCTCGACCCGCCGCTGCACGAGTTCCTGCCCGACATCACGGAGCTCTCGGTGCGCGTCGCGCTCGCCGAGTCCCGCAAGGACGCCAACGAGAACGACCTGCGCCTCCTGCAGGCCGTGCACAAGCTCCACGAGCAGAACCCGATGCTGGGGCTCCGCGGGGTCCGTCTGGGCCTGGTCATCCCGGGGCTGTTCGCGATGCAGGTCCGCGCGATCGCCGAGGCGGCCGCGCAGCGCAAGAACGCCAAGGGCGACCCGCGGGCCGAGATCATGATCCCGCTCGTCGGCACCGTCCAGGAGCTGGAGATCGTCCGCGAGGAGGCCGACCGGGTCATCGCGGAGGTCGAGGCGGCCACCGGCACGGAGCTGAAGCTGAGCATCGGCACGATGATCGAGCTGCCCCGCGCCGCGCTGACCGCCGGTCAGATCGCCGAGGCCGCGGAGTTCTTCTCGTTCGGCACGAACGACCTCACGCAGACGGTGTGGGGCTTCTCCCGCGACGACGTGGAGGCCTCGTTCTTCACGGCGTACCTGGAGAAGGGCATCTTCGGGGTGTCGCCGTTCGAGACGATCGACAAGGACGGCGTCGGCGCCCTCGTGCGCAGCGCCGTGGAGGCCGGCCGGGCCACCCGCCCGGACCTGAAGCTCGGTATCTGCGGCGAGCACGGCGGAGACCCGGAGTCGGTGCACTTCTTCCACGAGGTGGGTCTGGACTACGTCTCCTGCTCGCCCTTCCGCATTCCGGTCGCCCGGCTGGAAGCGGGCCGCGCTGCCGCCGAATCCAGGGGCAGCGACAGTCGCTGAGTCCCTGCGGGGAGCGACGCGACTCCGGTGCCGCCGTCGGATCACTTACACCCTCGACGATCCGACGGCGGAGCCGGATTACCCGGAAGCGGCGGCACCCTGTGCGGGGGTGCCGCCGCTTCGTCAATTGAATCGCGAACCGTTCAACGTTGTTTCTTTTCACCGTTCGGTGCGCAAATCGGGGGCCGGCCGCCGGGGTGCGGCCCAGGGATCCCCACCCCTGGGCCGCACCCGCTTACCCCTGCCGGGCACGGAGCCGCACCGTCGTTCACCGCCGCCGAACGGGCAAAGCCCCCCACGGCCCTCACCCGCTCTTTCGGTGACGCCGGATGCGTACCCGACGTCGTACAGCCTTTCGGGTGCGGCGGATACGGGCGAGGCTTTTCAACTGTGGCCGAAACCCCGTGGTGACCTCCTGTGACGCTGTGCATACCCTTCGACGGGGGCAATTGCGGGTGCAACAGGTGGGGGTTCGGTGCTGCGTATCCATGTGTCCGGGATGGACCTTTCGCGGGTGCGGATGGCCGCGAGGCCGGACGCGATGTGGGAAACCATCCTCAGTTTTCACAGGCTGAGGGACCGGCGGGGTTCCTCGGTGTTCGGGAAATGGCGCAAGGAATCCCGGACCCGGTTGAATGGTGAAGCACGTCTGCTGTCGGCTCTCGTTCCGCCCCGCGGCTATTTCCCCGACTTCCTGACGCCTTCCGCCGAGGGTGCCGAACCATTCGGATTCGACACCGGAACGGAAGCGCTGCGCGACACCCCGGCCGACCGGATCCGCGCGGAAACCGCGCTTCTGGCCGAAAACGCCCCTCTGCTGAGGCGGCCGTCGGGCGGCCCCACCGCGGACGCCCTGCCGGACGCGCTCGCCGAGGGGCGCACGGAGCCGCTGGGCCGGCTCATCTCCACCCTGCGCGCCTACCACCGTGCCGCCGTCGAACCCTACTGGCCGCACATCCGGGCGAGCGTCGAGGCCGATCGCGCGGTGCGGGGGCGGGCTCTGCTCGACGGCGGGGCGGACGAACTCCTCGCCACCCTGCCCCCGATGATCCGCTGGCGTGCGCCGGTGCTGGAGGCGGACTACCCCGTCGACCGGGAACTGCACCTCGACGGCCGGGGTCTCCTCCTGCAGCCCTCGTACTTCTGCCGGGGCACCCCCGTCGTCTACCGGGACCCGCTCCTGCCGCCCGTCCTCGTCTACCCGGTCACCCACCCCGACGCCCCGGCCTTCGCGGAGCCGGGGCCCTGGCTCGGCCGGCTCGTGGGCCACACCCGCTCCGCGGTCCTGCGGTCCATCGGCAACGGCTGCACGACCAGCGAACTGGCCCGCAGGACCGGGGTGTCCCTGGCCTCCGCCAGCCAGCACGCCTGCGTGCTGCGCGAAGCCGGCCTCGTCCGCACCCTGCGGCACGGCAGTTCGGTCCTGCACACGCTGACCCCGCTGGGGGACGCGCTGCTCCGGGGCGGGGCCCCGCTCGCCCTGTCCTGACCGCTCAGCCCCGTTCCTCCAGCACCGCCTTCAGGACGGCCAGACGCTCCTTCCAGAACGCCTTGTAGCGTGTCACCGCCCCCGCGTCCGCCAGCTTCCCGTGGCCCACGCCCACGCGCGTGCGCCCGTGCGGCAGGGCCTCCAGCCGCACCGAGATGCTTCCGGCGGCCTCCCCGGACTCGTCGCGGAACCCCGCGGTCAGGGACCTGCCGGGCCGCAGGCCGCGCACGGACAGTTCCACGTCCGGCAGCCAGCGCCCGCGCAGCACCGGTTCGGTGAAGGCGTCCAGGACGCGCTCCGGCGGCGCCGCGAGGGTCCGGCTGCCCGAGGTGTTCCAGTCGCCCGCGGAGGACTGCCCCACCTCCCGCAGGCCGCGCTCCTGTTCGTACCCGACGGTGACCGACTGGGCGTACCAGCCGCCCATCCGGTGTTCCGTGCCCAGGTACGCGGCGATCTCCGCGTGGGTGCGCCGCGTCGCGTCCCAGGCGTCGAGCACGGCGAACCAGTCCGCCCAGCTCCGGCCGGTCGCTCCCCGCAGGGCGTCGTCCGACAGCTTCTCGGTGATCCTTCGGCCCGTCGATCCGCTCATGCCCCCGAAGCTATGCGCCCCCTCCGCGCGGCACCGGCGGTGACGCGCGGGAAGCCGCCCCGTCCCGGGCGATGAGTTCCGCGCGCCGCGGCCGTCTACCTCTTGTGAGCGCTCGCAGGGAGCGCGCCGGAGCACCGCAGAGTGCCGGACGGAAGAGTGGGAACCATGCCTCAGCCTCGGATGATCTTCGTGAACCTGCCGGTGAAGGACCTGGAGACGACCAAGACCTTCTTCTCGAAGCTCGGCTTCGGCTTCAACCCGCAGTTCAGCGACGACACGACCGCCTGTCTCGTCATCAGTGACACGATCTTCGCCATGCTCATCAGCGAGCCGCGCTTCAAGGACTTCACCAAGAAGGAGATCGCCGACGCGTCGGCGACCACCGAGGTCCTCATCGCCCTGAGCGCCGGGAGCCGCGCCGAGGTCGACGAGATGGCCGACGCCGCGCTCGCTTCGGGCGGCTCGCCGGCCAACGAGCCCATGGACGAGGGCTTCATGTACGGCCGTTCCTTCCAGGACCCCGACCACCACATCTGGGAGGTCGTGTGGATGGACCCGGCCGCGGTCGAGGGACAGGCCTGACGTCCGGACGGGGCGGCTGCCGCGGTGCACGCACCACGACAGCCGCGCCGGGGACCGGTCAGGAGCGGAACGGCCCCGTGACCTCGTAGGTGATGCCGCCCGAGGAACTGCCGCTGGTACCGCGCTGCGAGGAGAAGTAGAGCCGCTTCCCGTCGGGGGAGAAGGCGGGCCCGGTGATCTCCGAGCCCGACTGGCCGCTGATCCGCAGGAACGGCGCGACCGTGTCGGCGGGTGTGATCAGGCAGATCTCCATGGTGCCGCCGTCCTCGGCGACGTACAGGTCGCCCGAGGCGGACCGGGTGACGTTGTCCACGCCGGTGAGCGGCGCGGTGCCGCTCGTGACGAGCGAGTCGTCGTAGGCGAGCGAGAGGGACGAGGAGTCCGCGTCGTACGCCCACACCCGGTTGTCGCCCTTGGTGGTGAACCAGCAGGTGCCGGCCGCGTAGAAGCAGCCCTCGCCGCCGTTGAACACCTTGGCGCCGGAGACCTGGTAGCGGGTCTGGGTGGGCGATCCGTCCGGATCGGGGACCGTCGTCCAGGTCACCGGTCCGGAGGTGCCGGTGCCGGCCACCAGGACCTGCAGGGTGCCGGCGGACAGGCTGCCCCAGGTGGTGGGACGGAAGCGGTAGAAGCGGCCGTCCGTCTCGTCCTCGGTCAGGTAGACGTAGCCGTGGTCGGGGTCGGCCGCCGCCGCCTCGTGCTTGAAGCGGCCGAGTGCCGGACGCTGCACGGCCGCGTTCACGCCCCAGGGGTCCGTCTCGTAGACGAACCCGCGGGTGACCTCCTCGCAGGACAGCCAGGTGTTCCACGGGGTGCGGCCGCCGGCGCAGTTGTTGTTCGTGCCGGACAGGATGCGGTACGCCGAGGTGACGGTCCCCGAGGCGTCGAAGCGCACCGCGCTCGCCCCGCCGCCGCTGCCCGAGGACACCTCGGCGTTGGACACGTAGATCCATCCGCTGCCGTCGGTGAAGGTGGCGCCTCCGTCGGGCGCGCTGTGCCAGGTGTACGAGGTGCCGGGGACGGTCTGCCCCGAACGCGCGACGATGCGGCTGGTGAAGCCGCTCGGCAGCAGGATGCCGTTCGCGTTGGCGGCCTGCAGCGCACCGTACGGACCGGTGGCCGGCTGGGCGGGGGCGGCGGAGGCCGCACCCCTCCACAGGGTGCCGCCGAAGGCCGCCGTCGATGAACCGATCACCGCTGTGCGCAAGAAGGTCCGACGTTCCACGATCACTCCACGGGTGACGTGCTGGCCCGCCGGCCCGGTCGGCCCGGCGGGTCGAACGTCAGGACAGTAGAGGCGCGTGGTGGACACAGCTCCAACGTGTCATGAACAGGGCGCGGTCAGTCCGCGCGGACCGGGAAGACCGGCACCGACACGGCGTCGTCGTCCAGGCACGCGCCCGTCTCCAGGTCGAAGCGCTGCTTCAGGAGCGGTGAGGCGACGAACGGCCGGCCGCCCGCGGAACCGAGCAGGCCCCGGGACAGGACGTACGCGCCGGTGAACGGGTCGCGGTTGTCGATCGCGTAGGCCCGCCCCGCCCGGTCCATGAACAGCGCGACCTGCCGCCCGTCCGGCAGGAGCGCCGCCACGCCGCGCCCCGGGGTCAGCTGCGAGCGGTCGCAGAGCGTCAGCCAGTCGTCCCCGTCCGCGAGCCGGAGCGTCCCGGTGTCCCGCGCGGTCTCCATCGTCGTGGTCGTCATCAGGAGGGGGTCCCTTCGAGAGTACGGATGGCGAGCACCGGGCCCGCGAGGATGTCCAGGTCGGGTTTGACCTGGTCGCGCTCCGGGACGAACCTGACCGAGGGATCGGGGGCGTCGGGGGCGTTGACGAAGGTGACGAAGCGCCGCAGACGCTCCGGGTCGTTGATGGTCTCGGCCCACTCGTCCCGGTAGCCGGCGACGTGGTCGGCCATCAGGCGTTCCAGCTCGTCGCACAGTCCCAGCGAGTCGTGGACGACGACGTCGCGCACGTGGTCCAGGCCGCCCTCGATGCGGTCCAGCCAGGTCGAGGTGCGCTCCAGGCGGTCCGCCGTGCGGATGTAGAACATCAGGAACCGGTCGATGAGACGCACCAGTTCGGCGTCGGACAGATCCTGGGCGAGCAGGTCCGCGTGGCGCGGGGTGGCGCCGCCGTTGCCGCCGACATACAGGTTCCAGCCCTGTGCGGTGGCGATGATCCCGAAGTCCTTGCCACGGGCCTCCGCGCACTCGCGGGCGCAGCCCGAGACCGCCGACTTCAGCTTGTGCGGGGAGCGCAGACCCCGGTAGCGCAGCTCCAGGTCGATCGCCATCCTCACCGAGTCCTGCACGCCGTAGCGGCACCAGGTCTGCCCCACGCAGGACTTGACCGTCCGCAGCGACTTCCCGTAGGCGTGCCCGGACTCGAAGCCCGCCTCCACCAGCCGGGTCCAGATCAGCGGCAGCTGGTCGACGCGGGCGCCGAACAGGTCGATGCGCTGACCGCCGGTGATCTTCGTGTAGAGGCCGAAGTCCCGGGCCACCTCGCCGATCACGATGAGCTTCTCCGGGGTTATCTCACCGCCGGGGATGCGCGGCACGATCGAGTAGGAGCCGTTGCGCTGGAGGTTGGCGAGGAAGTGGTCGTTGGTGTCCTGCAGCGCCGCCTGCTCGCCGTCCAGCACGTAACCGCTCGCGCCGACCGTCGGGGCCAGGGACGCGATGACCGAGCCGACCGTCGGCTTGCATACCTCGCAGCCGTCACCGCCCCGGGCCTCCGCGCGGCCGTGCGAGTCGAGCAGCTCGGCGTACGACGTGACACCGAGGGTGCGCACGATCTCGTACAGCTCGCTCCGGGTGTACGCGAAGCAGCCGCAGAGCCCCTGGTCCTCGGGCTGCGGCAGCAGCTGGCCGATGACCTTGACGCAGCTTCCGCAGCCCGTACCGGCCTTGGTGCACTTCTTCACCTCGGGCAGCGTGCTGTGCTCGCAGATCGCACCCTTGGTGACGTTGTGGCAGGAGCAGATCACCGCTTCGTCGGGCAGCGACGACGGGCCGAGCGTGACCGGACCGCCCGCACCGGCCGGCAGCACCAGCTGCTCGGGGGCGACCGGGAGTACCGTGCCGGTCATCGGCCGCAGCGTGCCGTACTGGTCGGCGTCACCGACCAGGACACCGCCGAGCAGGGTGCCGTCCTGCCCGATCACCAGCTTCTTGTAGACACCCGAGCGGGAGTCCGCGTACACGACGTCGAGGCAGCCCTCTGCCGCGCCGTGCGCGTCGCCGAAGGAGGCCACGTCCACACCGAGCAGCTTCAGCTTCGTCGAGAGGTCGGCGCCGGTGAAGGAGGCCGCGTTGCCGGCGATCACCTCGGCGACCGCCGCCGCCATCTCGTAGCCCGGTGCCACCAGGCCGTACACCCGGCCGTCCGAGGCCAGCGCGCACTCGCCTATCGCGAACACGTCGCTGTCGGAGGTGCGGCACTGCTCGTCGACGACGATGCCGCCGCGCGGGCCGACCTCCAGACCGCAGTCACGGGCCAGCTGGTCCCGGGGGCGCACCCCGGCGGAGAAGACGACGAGGTCCGTCGCGAGGGAGGAGCCGTCCG from Streptomyces sp. NBC_01341 includes these protein-coding regions:
- the dusB gene encoding tRNA dihydrouridine synthase DusB, with the translated sequence MTTLAPAPPALRIGPHTVQAPVVLAPMAGITNAPFRTLCREFSGGRGLFVSEMITTRALVERNEKTMQLIHFDASETLRSIQLYGVDPAIVGKAVRMIVDEDLADHIDLNFGCPVPKVTRKGGGSALPYKRPLLRAILREAVAQAGDLPVTIKMRKGIDDDHMTYLDAGRIAVEEGISAVALHGRTTAQHYGGTADWDAVARLKEHVPEIPVLGNGDVWSAEDAQRMMRETGCDGVVVGRGCLGRPWLFGDLAGAFDGTGARQRPSLREVAGVMVRHATLLGEWMGDESRGVIDFRKHVAWYLKGFAVGSEMRKCLAVTSTLEELAGQLQRLDLDQPWPDGADGPRGRTSGNNRVALPDGWLNDPYDCAGVGADAELDTSGG
- the ppdK gene encoding pyruvate, phosphate dikinase: MSENKDPQKFVYDFTEGNKDLKDLLGGKGANLAEMTNLGLPVPPGFTITTEACKVYLDSGDEPAPLRDEVGAHLAALEKRMGKTLGQADDPLLVSVRSGAKFSMPGMMDTVLNIGLSDASVVGLAAQAGDERFAWDSYRRLIQMFGKTVLGVDGELFEEALEAAKEAKGVTVDVDLDAADLKKLVKEFKRIVERDAGRDFPQDPREQMDLAIKAVFDSWNTDRAKLYRRQERIPGDLGTAVNICSMVFGNLGPDSGTGVAFTRDPASGHQGVYGDYLQNAQGEDVVAGIRNTVALAELESIDKASYDQLMKIMETLETHYKDLCDIEFTIERGQLWMLQTRVGKRTAGAAFRIATQLVDQGLIDEAEALQRVNGAQLAQLMFPRFDHDAASVLLGRGIAASPGAAVGKAVFDSYTAVKWSRSGEKVILIRRETNPDDLDGMIAAEGILTSRGGKTSHAAVVARGMGKTCVCGAEEIEVDTKRRRLTVGDTVVEEGDLVSVDGSTGKVYLGEVPVVPSPVVEYFEGRMHAGADDADELVAAVHRIMAYADRVRRLRVRANADNAEDAARARRFGAQGIGLCRTEHMFLGERREMVEKLILADTDDEREAALEALLPLQKADFIELFESMDGLPVTVRLLDPPLHEFLPDITELSVRVALAESRKDANENDLRLLQAVHKLHEQNPMLGLRGVRLGLVIPGLFAMQVRAIAEAAAQRKNAKGDPRAEIMIPLVGTVQELEIVREEADRVIAEVEAATGTELKLSIGTMIELPRAALTAGQIAEAAEFFSFGTNDLTQTVWGFSRDDVEASFFTAYLEKGIFGVSPFETIDKDGVGALVRSAVEAGRATRPDLKLGICGEHGGDPESVHFFHEVGLDYVSCSPFRIPVARLEAGRAAAESRGSDSR
- a CDS encoding ArsR/SmtB family transcription factor; the encoded protein is MLRIHVSGMDLSRVRMAARPDAMWETILSFHRLRDRRGSSVFGKWRKESRTRLNGEARLLSALVPPRGYFPDFLTPSAEGAEPFGFDTGTEALRDTPADRIRAETALLAENAPLLRRPSGGPTADALPDALAEGRTEPLGRLISTLRAYHRAAVEPYWPHIRASVEADRAVRGRALLDGGADELLATLPPMIRWRAPVLEADYPVDRELHLDGRGLLLQPSYFCRGTPVVYRDPLLPPVLVYPVTHPDAPAFAEPGPWLGRLVGHTRSAVLRSIGNGCTTSELARRTGVSLASASQHACVLREAGLVRTLRHGSSVLHTLTPLGDALLRGGAPLALS
- a CDS encoding DUF4287 domain-containing protein; this translates as MSGSTGRRITEKLSDDALRGATGRSWADWFAVLDAWDATRRTHAEIAAYLGTEHRMGGWYAQSVTVGYEQERGLREVGQSSAGDWNTSGSRTLAAPPERVLDAFTEPVLRGRWLPDVELSVRGLRPGRSLTAGFRDESGEAAGSISVRLEALPHGRTRVGVGHGKLADAGAVTRYKAFWKERLAVLKAVLEERG
- a CDS encoding VOC family protein, which translates into the protein MPQPRMIFVNLPVKDLETTKTFFSKLGFGFNPQFSDDTTACLVISDTIFAMLISEPRFKDFTKKEIADASATTEVLIALSAGSRAEVDEMADAALASGGSPANEPMDEGFMYGRSFQDPDHHIWEVVWMDPAAVEGQA
- a CDS encoding alkaline phosphatase PhoX; its protein translation is MERRTFLRTAVIGSSTAAFGGTLWRGAASAAPAQPATGPYGALQAANANGILLPSGFTSRIVARSGQTVPGTSYTWHSAPDGGATFTDGSGWIYVSNAEVSSGSGGGASAVRFDASGTVTSAYRILSGTNNNCAGGRTPWNTWLSCEEVTRGFVYETDPWGVNAAVQRPALGRFKHEAAAADPDHGYVYLTEDETDGRFYRFRPTTWGSLSAGTLQVLVAGTGTSGPVTWTTVPDPDGSPTQTRYQVSGAKVFNGGEGCFYAAGTCWFTTKGDNRVWAYDADSSSLSLAYDDSLVTSGTAPLTGVDNVTRSASGDLYVAEDGGTMEICLITPADTVAPFLRISGQSGSEITGPAFSPDGKRLYFSSQRGTSGSSSGGITYEVTGPFRS
- the nirD gene encoding nitrite reductase small subunit NirD; this encodes MTTTTMETARDTGTLRLADGDDWLTLCDRSQLTPGRGVAALLPDGRQVALFMDRAGRAYAIDNRDPFTGAYVLSRGLLGSAGGRPFVASPLLKQRFDLETGACLDDDAVSVPVFPVRAD
- the nirB gene encoding nitrite reductase large subunit NirB; this translates as MPVPTPPTAPTASVPTIVVVGHGMVGQRFLEALADRGLTATAGTARVVVLCEEPRPAYDRVQLTSYFAGRTPEDLSLVEPDFMARHGFELRVGDPAESVDREARTVTARSGETFAYDTLVLATGSYPFVPPVPGKDAEGCFVYRTIEDLLAIEEYAKGARTGAVVGGGLLGLEAAGALKGLGLRTHVVEFAPRLMPVQVDEGGGAALLRTIENMGLSVHTGVGTQEVTAGEDGRVDGMSLSDGSSLATDLVVFSAGVRPRDQLARDCGLEVGPRGGIVVDEQCRTSDSDVFAIGECALASDGRVYGLVAPGYEMAAAVAEVIAGNAASFTGADLSTKLKLLGVDVASFGDAHGAAEGCLDVVYADSRSGVYKKLVIGQDGTLLGGVLVGDADQYGTLRPMTGTVLPVAPEQLVLPAGAGGPVTLGPSSLPDEAVICSCHNVTKGAICEHSTLPEVKKCTKAGTGCGSCVKVIGQLLPQPEDQGLCGCFAYTRSELYEIVRTLGVTSYAELLDSHGRAEARGGDGCEVCKPTVGSVIASLAPTVGASGYVLDGEQAALQDTNDHFLANLQRNGSYSIVPRIPGGEITPEKLIVIGEVARDFGLYTKITGGQRIDLFGARVDQLPLIWTRLVEAGFESGHAYGKSLRTVKSCVGQTWCRYGVQDSVRMAIDLELRYRGLRSPHKLKSAVSGCARECAEARGKDFGIIATAQGWNLYVGGNGGATPRHADLLAQDLSDAELVRLIDRFLMFYIRTADRLERTSTWLDRIEGGLDHVRDVVVHDSLGLCDELERLMADHVAGYRDEWAETINDPERLRRFVTFVNAPDAPDPSVRFVPERDQVKPDLDILAGPVLAIRTLEGTPS